A window of the Halobacterium hubeiense genome harbors these coding sequences:
- a CDS encoding RNA-binding protein — MSEVPFHYVDLRAFCYGTEDEVRVADALGHFLPEEVELERAESEGHLGDRIVVLSARVERADEMRHVLGQLRDGADIERIREELDQRVDDNCSLFVHLDKQEAFLGDAQLGDGIALRAKVEAYPAKKEAAVENAREALS, encoded by the coding sequence ATGAGCGAGGTTCCGTTCCACTACGTCGACCTCCGGGCGTTCTGCTACGGCACGGAGGACGAGGTCCGCGTCGCCGACGCGCTCGGGCACTTCCTCCCCGAGGAGGTCGAACTCGAACGCGCCGAGAGCGAAGGCCACCTCGGCGACCGCATCGTCGTGCTCTCCGCACGCGTCGAGCGCGCCGACGAGATGCGACACGTCCTAGGCCAACTGCGCGACGGCGCGGACATCGAGCGCATCCGTGAGGAATTGGACCAGCGCGTCGACGACAACTGCTCGCTGTTCGTCCACCTCGACAAGCAGGAGGCGTTCCTCGGCGACGCCCAACTGGGCGACGGCATCGCGCTCCGCGCGAAAGTCGAGGCCTACCCCGCGAAGAAGGAGGCCGCCGTCGAGAACGCCCGCGAAGCCCTCTCGTAG
- a CDS encoding class I SAM-dependent methyltransferase — protein MKKTVEEHAARFDDLAADYDEEKSAEYNECVALVLEHANPDSDDTVLDLGCGTGAIALGLVEQAGRVVGRDISEGMMDEARRKADERGLDNVEFGQGQFREPNYDGEVDIVTSNFAMHHLSDAEKREAISVIAGLGPRRIVLGDVMFFGEPNPEEPFYSPEVDDPATVGVLADAFTDEGYALTAVEMVHEQVGVLVAEKR, from the coding sequence ATGAAGAAGACAGTTGAGGAGCACGCCGCGCGCTTCGACGACCTCGCGGCCGACTACGACGAGGAGAAGTCCGCCGAGTACAACGAGTGCGTCGCGCTCGTCCTCGAGCATGCGAACCCCGACAGCGACGACACCGTTCTCGACTTGGGGTGTGGGACGGGCGCCATCGCGCTCGGGCTCGTCGAACAGGCGGGTCGCGTCGTCGGCCGCGACATCAGCGAGGGGATGATGGACGAGGCGCGCCGGAAGGCCGACGAGCGCGGCCTCGACAACGTGGAGTTCGGACAGGGCCAGTTCCGCGAGCCGAACTACGACGGCGAGGTCGATATCGTCACCTCCAATTTCGCGATGCACCACCTCAGCGACGCGGAGAAGCGCGAAGCCATCTCGGTCATCGCCGGCCTCGGCCCGCGGCGAATCGTGCTCGGTGACGTGATGTTCTTCGGGGAGCCGAACCCCGAGGAGCCGTTCTACAGCCCCGAGGTCGACGACCCGGCGACGGTGGGCGTGCTCGCGGACGCGTTCACGGACGAGGGCTACGCGCTCACGGCCGTCGAGATGGTCCACGAGCAGGTCGGCGTGCTCGTCGCCGAGAAGCGGTGA
- a CDS encoding RNase P subunit p30 family protein: MYEAVHAHPDGDSTVARFAATAASVGYDGVVVRSRSDARPDVDHDAVAEEYGIDVVSGVELDAEDTSQASGAIANLREQATVLVARGGTPELNRFVAESERVDVLAGPMRGSGDVNHVVVKAAERNAVHVEFDFSKVLRASGGERVQALRGLRKLRELVAHYDAPYVVSADPESHLQLRAPRELLAVGEEVGFDRDQIRAGLEAWGDLAERNRHRTSEEFITSGVERGRYEEDS, from the coding sequence GTGTACGAGGCCGTTCACGCCCACCCGGACGGCGACAGCACCGTCGCGCGGTTCGCCGCGACCGCCGCCAGCGTCGGCTACGACGGTGTCGTCGTGCGGAGCCGTTCGGACGCGCGGCCGGACGTGGACCACGACGCCGTCGCCGAGGAGTACGGCATCGACGTGGTGTCGGGCGTCGAACTCGACGCGGAGGACACCTCGCAGGCCAGCGGCGCCATCGCGAACCTCCGCGAGCAGGCGACCGTGCTGGTCGCGCGCGGCGGGACGCCCGAGCTGAACCGGTTCGTCGCCGAGTCCGAGCGCGTGGACGTGCTCGCTGGACCGATGCGCGGGAGCGGCGACGTCAATCACGTCGTCGTGAAGGCCGCCGAGCGCAACGCCGTCCACGTTGAGTTCGACTTCTCGAAGGTGTTGCGCGCCAGCGGCGGCGAGCGCGTGCAGGCGCTGCGCGGGCTGCGGAAGCTCCGCGAGCTCGTCGCCCACTACGACGCGCCGTACGTCGTCAGCGCCGACCCCGAATCCCACCTCCAGTTGCGCGCGCCCCGCGAACTGCTCGCGGTCGGCGAGGAGGTCGGGTTCGACCGCGACCAGATTCGAGCCGGGTTGGAAGCGTGGGGCGACCTCGCGGAGCGCAACCGCCACCGCACGTCCGAGGAGTTCATCACCTCGGGGGTCGAACGCGGCAGGTATGAAGAAGACAGTTGA